CTTGCCGTCCTTGTCCAGGAAGTAGAGCGTGGGCAGCGCGTTCACCTGGAACGCGCGCGCCACGTTGTCGTCCGCGTAGACGACATAGGGCCGCAGCTCCGGCTGGAAGCGCTGGAGGAAGTAGTCCACCTCCTGCGACGCCGTGGAGCCCTCGTCCCGGCTGGCCGCCACGAAGACGAGCCCCTGGGACTCGTACTCCTTGGCCAGCTTCACCAGGGACGGCATCTCCTCACGGCACGGCGGGCACCACGTGGCCCAGAAGTCGAGCATCACCACGCGCCCCTTCAGGTCCGACAGCGCGAGCGAGCCGCCCTCGTGCTTCGTGAGCTGGAAGGTCGGCGGCGAGACTCCGTCAGGCACCAGCCGCGCCCGCTGCGCCTCGCGCACGCCCAGGAACGCCAGCGCCGCCAGCCCCAGCACCGCCACCACCGACAGCGCGGTCTTGGCCTTGTCCCCGCGCGCGCCCGGCGGCGGCGGCGTCTCTTGCGTCCCAGCCTGCTGTGTCATCCGCGTTCCTTCCGTGTCAGGCGGCCGTGCACCCGCGTCAGGGCCCAGCGCACCCCGGCCCGGACCCGCGGCCTGCGCACCACCCACGCCGCCAGCGGAGGGCCCCAGTAATAGTACCCGTCGATGAACCCCTGGCCGAGCCGGCTCTTCCGCAGAACGTCGTCGCGGAACGCGCGGAAGGCCGTGAGCTCCGGCGCGCCCTCGCCAAAGGCCGCCGTCACCACGAAGCAGGACGACGCGGGGCTCACCCACATCAGCTTGCCGTTGGTGAGGTTCACCACGACCTTCAGCTCCCGCTGCTCCGTGTAGAGGAAGGCCAGCAGGTCGCGCCGCGCGGCCGGGAACTCCTGTCCGCCCGCCTCCTCGAAGTCGATGCGCGTGGTGACGGTGCTGCCCACCTCATCCACCGTGAAGCGGTAGCGCTTGGAGCTGCGCCGGTGCTCCACCTCCAGCCCCTTCAACTCACCGAAGTAGGCCAGGAAGGGCACGCGGCACGCCGGGCAGACGAAGCGGTGGTAGGCGTGCGTCGGGATGAAGGCGTAGTCCCCCATGCGCTTGCAGCCCGTGTTGGGGCACACCAGCTTCACGGTGGCCTGGGCCGCGTTGCGCGGGTCGTAGCGCGACAGGCCCGTGCCCTTGTCGAACACCGGCGGCGGCCGGGACGGCTGGCCCACCATCTGCCGCGTGGGGTGCGCGGCGCGCTCCAGCTCCTGGGCCTTGCGCCACGCCAGCTCCGCCGCCTCCAGCCGGCCGTCCGCGGTGTGCACCAGCGCCTCCGCGTGCGCGCGCAGGGCCGCCACCAGCCGGTCCACCAGCGGCGACACCGCCGGCTCGCGCGCCACCGCGAAGGCCTCCGCCAGCACCCGCTCCATCTCCGGCAGCAGCGCCTGGGCCGCCTTGCGGGACGGGTCCTCCGCCCGCCGGTACACCGGGGGCTCCGGCAGTTTCGCGAACAACGCCGAGGCCAGGGCCCGCACGCGCTCCAGCGCCGCGTCCCCCCGCCCCACGTCCAATCCCGCCGCCCGCGTCTGGGCGGCCCTGATGAGTTCTTCGGGCTGCAAGCGCGTGGACCTTAAGGGCCCCCAGGCCCCCTGTCAGCGACTGTGGAGCGACAGGTCCGGAAACTCGCCATGTGCCCCTGGCCGATGTAAGACGACGTAGGAGGATGTGAATCATGGGCGTGTTGAAGTTCCTGGTCTGGACGACCTGCGCGGTGGGACTCGGCGTCTTCCTGGCGCGGGGCAACGTGGGCGGCCGGTCTCCGCTGGACCACATGGAGCGCACCTGGAAGCGCTCGGTGAACCCTTCCACCCTGGACAAGGTGAAGGGCGGCGTGGAGGACGCGGTGGAGAGCGCGAAGGGCGCCGTGTCCCAGAAGTCCGCCAACGCGGCGGGCCCGCGCGAGCGCATCACCGCCGAGGACCGCGCGGCCATCAACGACATCATCGCCAAGAAGAAGTAGGGGCCGCACCGCGGGGCCGGTTGCTGATCGCCGGCCTCCCCCTTCCGCCCGCCCCACCCCGTGCCTAGGTTGCGCCGGGGCATTGGGTTGGACGGTGGTGGGAAGGCGGGGCCCATGGGTTGGACGCGGTTCGGGGGCGGCTTGAAGTGGGCGGTGCTGGCGTGCGCGCTGGGGACAGCGGGCAGCGCCGGGGCCCGCACGCCCGGGAAGTTGTGGCTGGAGTCGCAGAACCGCGCCGTCTCCCGGCAGCACTCCAACCTCAGTGACGTGGCCCGCAATGCCATGCCGGCCGTGGTGTCCATCACCACGCGCCAGGACATGGCGGAGGTGGCTCCCGGCGAGGAGCCCCAGCGCGGCATCGGCTCCGGGTTCATCATCCATCCGGACGGATACATCCTCACCAGCGCGCACGTGGTGGACGGGGCCTCGGAGGTCACCATCTCCATCCGCAGCGCCAACGGCTACGTGGAGGAGTTCCCCGCCACGGTGGTGGGCGAGGACGAGCGCACGGACTGCGCGCTGCTCAAGGTGGACGCGCCCCGCAAGCTGCCGGTGCTGAAGCTCGCGTCCGCGTCCCACGTGGGCATCGCGGACTGGGTGGTCGTCATCGGCAACCCGTTCGGGCTGGCGCACTCGGTGACGGTGGGCGTGGTGAGCTACGTGGGCCGCACGGACGTGACGCCCAACGGCCGCGACGGCGACTTCGACTACCTGCAGATGGACGCCTCCATCAACCCGGGCAACTCCGGCGGACCGGTGTTGGACCTGCACGGCGACGTGGTGGCGGTGGCCAACGCCGTGAACGTATCCGGCCAGGGCATCGGGTTCGCCATCCCCATCGACATCGCGAAGACGGTGATTCCGCAGCTCAAGGCCCACGGGCGCATGCGCCGCGGGTGGATGGGCATCAGCGTGCAGGACTTCTCCCCGGAGGTGGCGCAGGCGTTCAACCTGAACCCGCGCGGCCGGGGCGTGGTGGTGACGGACGTGGTGGAGGACGGCCCCGCGGCCCGCGCCGGCCTGCGCACCGGGGACGTCATCCTGAACATGGACCGGCTGTCCGTGGAGCGGGCGCACACCCTGCGCTGGCAGGTGGCCGCGCGCGGCGTGGGCCAACACATCCGGCTCCACCTGCGCCGGCTGGGCCGCCCCATGACGCTGAGGGTGAAGCTGGAGGACCTGCCCCTGGTGGAGGCGCCGCCGTCCACGCTGGCCTCGGGTGGCACGCCGGGCGAGCGCGCCGCCGGGGCCCGCTCCGTGCTGGAGGAGCTGCTCTCCCCGGTGCCGCGCACCCCCTCCGGGCGGTCCGGGGGCATTCCCAAGGCGGATGAAGGCCTGGCCGCCCCCTGACGGATGGGGCCTCCAGGGCCCTGGCGGGTCTCCAGGCTCCTTGCGTTCCGCGAAACCCGGCGATACACCGTCCGCCTTCACATCGTGGCGGATCCACCCACAGGTGGCGTCACGGGTCTTCAAGCATCGTTTCGCAGGAGAGTCCGTACCATGGCCGAGGCCACCCAGACGACGAAGCTCACCCATTGGCCGCGCACCGCCAAGGGCGGCGGCAAGAAGGCGTGCACCGTGGAGGGCTGCAAGCGCCCCTACCGCGCCAAGAACTACTGCTTCTTCCACTTCAAGAAGTGGCGCCAGGGTGAGCTGCCCCACACGCGCTACCGCGTGTGCTCCAAGCCGGAGTGCCGCGCCAAGGTCGGCCCCAAGGCCGGTCTGTGCGAGAAGCACTACGCCGAGACGTACAAGAAGGACGCGGCGGCTTAAGTCGCCCCGGCTGTTCGCGTGGCGCCGGCCCCCCGCCTCAACCGCGGGAGGTCCCCGGCGCCACCGCGCGGCCCAGGTGTTTGAAGGCGTTGAGCCAAAGCTCCGCCTCACGCTGGGTCAGCCGCGCACGCATCAACGTCCGCTCCAGCTCATGCAGCACGTGCTCCGGCGCCTGCGGGTTGAGGAAGTCCGCCGCCAGCATCGCCGCGCGCATGCGCCCGCTCAGCGCGTTGAGCGTCCCCAGCCGCGCGCCGGCCTCCTCTTCCTGGGGCAGCACGGGCGCTGACGTGAGTCCCTGCCGGTGGCAGAGGTACAGCAGCACCGCGGAGGACTGGGCCAGGTTCATGGACGGCTGCACGTCCGACGTGGGGATGACGAGCAGATCCTGGCAGTGGGTGAGGTCCTCGTCGGACAGCCCGCGCTGCTCCCCGCCGAACAGGAGCGCCACCCGGCCCCGCGTGCTCTCCTCCGCCAACCGCCGCGCCGCGTCCTCCGGCGTCAGCGGGGCGCGCTTCTCCACCTGGGTGCGCGACGTGGTGCCCACCACGTACACGCAGTCCTCCAGGGCCTCCTGGAGGGTGGGAGTGACGCGCATGCCCGAAAGGATGTGGCCGCCCTTCACGGCCATCTTCTCCGCCAGGCTGAAGTCCTGGACCACGGGTTCCGAGAGGACGAGCCGTTCGAAACCGAAGTTCGCCATGACCCGGCAGACCGCACCGAGGTTGTCGGGTGAACGGGTCTGATGAAGGACGACAGTCAGCTCCGCACCTGGACGCATGCACCGGAGTTTAGCTGGTGGTGCGTCGGCGTGATCGGTATATTCCCGTTGATGCGTCGCTGGGTCCCTGGCCTGCTCCTGTCGCTGTCCCTGCTCACCACCGCGTGCGACGGGACGGGTGCGCCCGTGCGCTCCTCGCTCACGGCGCGGCAGGCGCTGAGCAGCTCGCCAGAGGTGGTGGAGTTCGAGTCCCCGGCCGTCCGCCTGGAGCTCTTCCGGGACATCGCCCGCCAGTCGGAGCAGCAGGCCGGGCAGTCCGCGCAGGGCGTGGCGCTCTTCCCCATCATCCAGGGCAACGAGTTCGTCGCGGCGCCGGGCTTCGAGCCCCGCGCGGACCTGCTCCAGCCGCCGGACGCGGGCAGCGGCCTCCAGTTCGTCTTCGACGCGCGGACGGGCGACCGTTGGCCGGAGGACCGTCGGGAGAGCCTCCAGGGCCTGTCGGAGCGCGAGGCCGCGGAGCTGGTGGCGCGCACGCTGCTGGCGCTCTGGGGCATCCAGCCGGAGGGCGCCGTGCGGGTGGACCGGGCGGCGGGCGCGCCATACGCGGTCGCCTACGTGGACGGCATCCTGCGGATCAACCCGGCGTTCCTCTATCTGGCAACGGCCTACGGTCCTGCTTCCATGACGGCGGGCCTCCAGTAGAGTCGCGCGCCTCATGAGCTGGCCCCGCTGACGCCGCCTCTTTCAGGCGGCCAGTGACCGGGGCCGCGAGGCGCCTCCGACGTGAACACCTCCGCCCTCCACGCGCAACTCACCCACACGCTTCGCCAGACGGACCTGCCGTCGCTCGGCACGCCCTACAAGGGCAAGGTTCGCGACACGTACCGCAAGGGCGACACGCTCATCCTCGTGACGAGCGACCGCCTCTCCGCGTTCGACCACGTGCTCACCACCATCCCCTTCAAGGGCGAGGTGCTCAACCGCCTGGCGGCCTTCTGGTTCGACCGCACGAAGCACATCGTCCCCAACCACGTGCTGGACGTGCCGGACCCGAACGTCACCGTGGCGCGCGCCTGCCAGCCCTTCTCCGTGGAGGTGGTGGTGCGCGGCTACCTCACGGGCAGCCTGTGGCGCGACTACGAGAAGGGCACGCACACCGCCTACGGGGTGCCCTTCGCGGAAGGCCTGCGCAAGGACAGCGCGTTCGAAGCTCCCATCCTCACGCCGTCCACCAAGGCCGAGTACGGCCAGCACGACGAGCCCATCTCCGAGGCGGAGATCCTTTCGCGCGGGCTGGCCACGCCGCGCGACTGGGCCCGCATCACGGATGCCGCGCGGGGCCTGTTCCAGGAGGGCCAGAAGTGGGCGCGCACGCGCGGCCTCATCCTGGTGGATACGAAGTACGAGTTCGGGAAGGTGGGCGACGAGCTCTTCGTCATCGACGAGATGCACACCCCGGACTCCAGCCGCTACTGGGTGGCGGACGAGTACGAGGCGCGCTTCGCCAAGGGCGAGGACCAGAAGATGTTGGACAAGGAGAACATCCGCCAGTGGCTCATCCGCGAGCGGAACTTCTCCGGCCACGGCGCGCTGCCAGCCATCCCGGACGACGTGCGCGTGGACCTGGCCACCAAGTACGTGGCCGCCTACGAGCGCATCACCGGCACGTCCCTGGCGCTGACGCCCGGCGACGTGCACTCGCGCATCGAAGGGCACCTGCGGGCGAAGGGCTACCTCTAGCCCCCTCGCCCGAGGCCGCGCGCTTCAGCTCGCGCGGCCGAAGACGCGCTGGAACACCGCGTCCATCTGACGCGTGTGGTAGCCCGGGGAGAAGCAGTCGGAGACCTCCTCGGGCGTCATCATCTTGAGCAGGTCCGCGTCGTTGAGCAGGGCCTGCCGGAAGTCCACGCCCTCCTCGAACATCCTCATCGCGTTGCGCTGGACGACGACGTACGCGGCCTGCCGGTCCATGCCCTTGCGCGCGAGCTCCAGCAACAGGCGCTGCGAGTTCACCACGCCGCCCAGCAGGTCCAGGTTCTTCTTCATCTGCTCCGGGTAGACGCGCATGTTCTCCACCAGGCCCGCGAAGCGGTGGAGCATGAAGTCCAGCAGGATGGTGGCGTCCGGACCAATCACGCGCTCCACCGACGAGTGCGAGATGTCCCGCTCGTGCCACAGCGCCACGTCCTCCATGGCGCTCACCGCGTAGCCGCGCAAGAGGCGCGCGAGGCCCGTGAGGTTCTCCGACAGGATGGGGTTGCGCTTGTGCGGCATGGCGCTGCTGCCCTTCTGTCCCGGCGTGAAGGGCTCCTCCGCCTCGCGCACCTCCGTGCGCTGGAGGTGGCGGATCTCCACGGCGAACTTCTCCAGGCTCGCGCCCACCAGGGCGATGGCGGTGAAGAACTCCGCGTGCCGGTCGCGCTGCACCACCTGGCTGGAGGCGGGCGCGGGCTTGAGGCCCAGCTTCTGGCAGACGTGCTCCTCCACCGACGGCGGCAGGTGCGCGAACGTGCCCACCGCGCCGGAGATCTTCCCCACGGCGATGGTGTCGCGCGCGTGCTCGAGGCGCGTGCGGCCCCGGCGCAGCTCGTCGTACCAGATGGCCAGCTTGTGCCCGAAGGTGATGGGCTCCGCGTGGATGCCGTGGCTTCGGCCCATCTGCAGCGTGTGCTTGTGCTCGAAGGCGCGCTTCTCCACCGCGGCCATCACGCGGTCCATGCCCTTGAGGAGCAGGTCCAGGGAGTCGCGCAGGGTGAGCCCCAGCGACGTGTCCAGCACGTCCGAGGACGTCATGCCCAGGTGCAGCCAGCGGGCGCTGGGGCCCACGCGCTCCTCCACGAAGGTGAGGAAGGCGATGACGTCGTGCTTGGTGGTGCGCTCGATCTCCTCGATGCGCGCGGCGTCCGCCTCGGTGAAGTCACCGGCGCGGGCGAGGCAGTCCGCCAGCGCCTCCTTGGGGGCGAGGCCTTGCGCGACCATGCCCTCCAGCGCGGCGAGCTCCACGTCGCGCCAGCGGCGGTAGCGGGCGACGTCGGACCAGAGGGAGGCCATTTCGGGACGGCTGTAGCGTGGAATCACTCGTAGACCTTCACGGCAAAGTCCCGGCGCGCCGCGAACCGGAGCACTTCCAGCGCGACGTCACAGGACGGACCTGACTTCTTCGCGGCGGTGAGGTTGAACGAGAGGTCCAGGCCTTCGGGCCGCGCCACCGCCAGCGCGCCGGGGTCGACCTTCTCGAGGATGATGCGATTCGCCAGCCTCCCTGCCTGCTGACCGAGCCCCACCGGGGCCGGAGCGAGGGCCAGCGTCGCGCCCTCCTTCACCTGGCTGGCCGTGAGCGCCACCAGCGGCACCTTGTGGGAGGCACTGAAGGCGATGAGCGCCTGGACGACGGAGGCGTTGCCCACGGTCTTGTCCGCAACCATCAAGAGGCCGTCCACCTTCCCCGCCGCGCCCTCCAGCACCTCGCCCACGCGCTCCTGCGCTTCCACGGCCAGCGGGACGATGGTGAGCCCCAGGGCGGTGCCAGCGGAGCGGGCCTGCGCCACCGCGCCCGCCGAGGAGCGCGGGTCATGCAGGATGCCCACGCGCTTCGCGCCGGGAGCCACGGCCTTGAGCGCGGCCAGCTCCGGTCCGAAGTCGCTGGTGAGCGCGATGCCGGTGACGTTGGACGCCTCCAGGCCGTACTTCTCGTGGTACGGCACCATGGCGAAGAGCACGGGGATGTCCTCGCCGAGGGAGCGGCGCGCGGCGTTGGCGGCCAGCGGCCCCAGGGCGAGCACCAGCGCGGGCTTCTGCGCGGCCAGCGACTTGAAGACGCGCGCGGCCTCCGTGGGGCTTTCTTCCAGGGTCAGCTCGGTGACGTCCGCGCGGGCCTCGGACGTGAAGCCGGCGAGGAAGGAGGCGTACGGCGCCAGGCTCGAGGATTTCACGGCTACCACGCGGGGCCGTGCGGGCGCGCGCGATGCAGCCTGCGCGAGGGCGACGACGGGCAGGAGGAGCGTGAGGAGCGCGAGCCTCGGGAGCGTCGTCCTCACGGCGCGTTCTGGCAGCAGCGGAAGCCCACGTCCGTGGCCTTCAGCGACGGAGCCCCCCGGCGGCGCGCGGAGCACCGGGCGGTGTCTCCGGCCATGGCGAAGGAGCCGCCCTTGATGAGCATCTCCGTGGAGTCGGGGACGTTGGAGGAGGTCCACTCGGCGACGTTGCCGGACAGGTCCGTCACGCCGTAGGCGGAGTGGCAGGACGGGAAGGCTCCGGAGTTCGCCAGGGTGCGCGCCGCGTTCGCCTCTGGCGTGCCGGTGTTGCAGGGCGACCGGGCCTGCTCGTCGCCGGAGGAGAAGCGCGCGTTGCCAGGGCCCTTGCAGGCCTTCTCCCACTCCTCCTCCGAGCACAGCCGCTTGCCGAGTTCTTCACAGGCGGCCTTCGCGTCGAGCCACGTCGCGTTGACGCGGGGCTTGCGGCCGAGCTGGTTGGGAAACTCGTATTCGTCGACGCAGAAGGACTCCACCATGACGCTGGCCATGGGCATCTCATCGGTGGAGCCGGCGGACTGCAGGTCCTCCGGGGACGAGCCCTTCTTGAAGCTGCCGCCGCTCACCAGGCGCATGCCGGCGGGACAGGAGCCCGTGGCCAGGATGCCGTCTCCCGCCGCGGCGGCCCCGGGCGCGGCGGTCGTGGGGTTGTTCTTCGCGGCCTGGGCCTGGCGCAGGCGCAGGTAGAGGTAACCCCCGCCCGCGCCCAGCACGACGCCGGCCACCGCGAGGATGATCATCCACACCATGGAGCTGGGGCCGGAGCGGGCCGGCTTCGCCTGCGTGGCCCGCGTCGTGGGGAGCGTGTGCAGGCCGGAGGTCGAGGGCGGCAGCCGGCGCGCCGAGGAGCGGACACCCGACACTTCCGGAGGGGGCTCGCCCTTGCGCGAGCGGCCGCCGGTGGAGTTCTCGCCGTGAACGCCAGAAGCGCGGACCGCGCCCTGGGCCGCCGAGGCTCGTGGGGCGCGGGGACCCGACGGATCCGCGCCGCGCGAGCTCACCGACGACACCGCGCCGGAGGCCCGCGGGTTGCGGCCACCGCGGCTGGAGGAACGGGACTCCGAGGGCTCATCGTCGTCGGAGCTCCGGCCGGACCGTGACTCCGTGGCGGAGGCATCCGCGTTGCGATGGCTGGGCCGGCTGTCGGTGGATGCCTCGGCGCCGCGACCCGGGCGGCCGCC
The sequence above is drawn from the Corallococcus sp. NCRR genome and encodes:
- a CDS encoding TlpA family protein disulfide reductase yields the protein MTQQAGTQETPPPPGARGDKAKTALSVVAVLGLAALAFLGVREAQRARLVPDGVSPPTFQLTKHEGGSLALSDLKGRVVMLDFWATWCPPCREEMPSLVKLAKEYESQGLVFVAASRDEGSTASQEVDYFLQRFQPELRPYVVYADDNVARAFQVNALPTLYFLDKDGKVIDAQRGMLSEDGLRRRIERALKK
- a CDS encoding CFI-box-CTERM domain-containing protein; protein product: MQPEELIRAAQTRAAGLDVGRGDAALERVRALASALFAKLPEPPVYRRAEDPSRKAAQALLPEMERVLAEAFAVAREPAVSPLVDRLVAALRAHAEALVHTADGRLEAAELAWRKAQELERAAHPTRQMVGQPSRPPPVFDKGTGLSRYDPRNAAQATVKLVCPNTGCKRMGDYAFIPTHAYHRFVCPACRVPFLAYFGELKGLEVEHRRSSKRYRFTVDEVGSTVTTRIDFEEAGGQEFPAARRDLLAFLYTEQRELKVVVNLTNGKLMWVSPASSCFVVTAAFGEGAPELTAFRAFRDDVLRKSRLGQGFIDGYYYWGPPLAAWVVRRPRVRAGVRWALTRVHGRLTRKERG
- a CDS encoding S1C family serine protease is translated as MGWTRFGGGLKWAVLACALGTAGSAGARTPGKLWLESQNRAVSRQHSNLSDVARNAMPAVVSITTRQDMAEVAPGEEPQRGIGSGFIIHPDGYILTSAHVVDGASEVTISIRSANGYVEEFPATVVGEDERTDCALLKVDAPRKLPVLKLASASHVGIADWVVVIGNPFGLAHSVTVGVVSYVGRTDVTPNGRDGDFDYLQMDASINPGNSGGPVLDLHGDVVAVANAVNVSGQGIGFAIPIDIAKTVIPQLKAHGRMRRGWMGISVQDFSPEVAQAFNLNPRGRGVVVTDVVEDGPAARAGLRTGDVILNMDRLSVERAHTLRWQVAARGVGQHIRLHLRRLGRPMTLRVKLEDLPLVEAPPSTLASGGTPGERAAGARSVLEELLSPVPRTPSGRSGGIPKADEGLAAP
- a CDS encoding vegetative protein; the protein is MAEATQTTKLTHWPRTAKGGGKKACTVEGCKRPYRAKNYCFFHFKKWRQGELPHTRYRVCSKPECRAKVGPKAGLCEKHYAETYKKDAAA
- a CDS encoding RNA methyltransferase, giving the protein MRPGAELTVVLHQTRSPDNLGAVCRVMANFGFERLVLSEPVVQDFSLAEKMAVKGGHILSGMRVTPTLQEALEDCVYVVGTTSRTQVEKRAPLTPEDAARRLAEESTRGRVALLFGGEQRGLSDEDLTHCQDLLVIPTSDVQPSMNLAQSSAVLLYLCHRQGLTSAPVLPQEEEAGARLGTLNALSGRMRAAMLAADFLNPQAPEHVLHELERTLMRARLTQREAELWLNAFKHLGRAVAPGTSRG
- a CDS encoding phosphoribosylaminoimidazolesuccinocarboxamide synthase; translated protein: MNTSALHAQLTHTLRQTDLPSLGTPYKGKVRDTYRKGDTLILVTSDRLSAFDHVLTTIPFKGEVLNRLAAFWFDRTKHIVPNHVLDVPDPNVTVARACQPFSVEVVVRGYLTGSLWRDYEKGTHTAYGVPFAEGLRKDSAFEAPILTPSTKAEYGQHDEPISEAEILSRGLATPRDWARITDAARGLFQEGQKWARTRGLILVDTKYEFGKVGDELFVIDEMHTPDSSRYWVADEYEARFAKGEDQKMLDKENIRQWLIRERNFSGHGALPAIPDDVRVDLATKYVAAYERITGTSLALTPGDVHSRIEGHLRAKGYL
- the purB gene encoding adenylosuccinate lyase, producing the protein MIPRYSRPEMASLWSDVARYRRWRDVELAALEGMVAQGLAPKEALADCLARAGDFTEADAARIEEIERTTKHDVIAFLTFVEERVGPSARWLHLGMTSSDVLDTSLGLTLRDSLDLLLKGMDRVMAAVEKRAFEHKHTLQMGRSHGIHAEPITFGHKLAIWYDELRRGRTRLEHARDTIAVGKISGAVGTFAHLPPSVEEHVCQKLGLKPAPASSQVVQRDRHAEFFTAIALVGASLEKFAVEIRHLQRTEVREAEEPFTPGQKGSSAMPHKRNPILSENLTGLARLLRGYAVSAMEDVALWHERDISHSSVERVIGPDATILLDFMLHRFAGLVENMRVYPEQMKKNLDLLGGVVNSQRLLLELARKGMDRQAAYVVVQRNAMRMFEEGVDFRQALLNDADLLKMMTPEEVSDCFSPGYHTRQMDAVFQRVFGRAS
- a CDS encoding ABC transporter substrate-binding protein; the encoded protein is MRTTLPRLALLTLLLPVVALAQAASRAPARPRVVAVKSSSLAPYASFLAGFTSEARADVTELTLEESPTEAARVFKSLAAQKPALVLALGPLAANAARRSLGEDIPVLFAMVPYHEKYGLEASNVTGIALTSDFGPELAALKAVAPGAKRVGILHDPRSSAGAVAQARSAGTALGLTIVPLAVEAQERVGEVLEGAAGKVDGLLMVADKTVGNASVVQALIAFSASHKVPLVALTASQVKEGATLALAPAPVGLGQQAGRLANRIILEKVDPGALAVARPEGLDLSFNLTAAKKSGPSCDVALEVLRFAARRDFAVKVYE